In Nerophis lumbriciformis linkage group LG04, RoL_Nlum_v2.1, whole genome shotgun sequence, a single window of DNA contains:
- the p3h3 gene encoding prolyl 3-hydroxylase 3 isoform X3, giving the protein MRSVCLQGEMHYNNWMEKLQKAAAAAQTYFVANPNHLEMRNNIEKYRRMEGVTDEAFQDREIESEKHWVLYDAALQHEALSEWAQAAKAWRACVNETLRHIEECRVQCVVACQRLPEDRGVDSMDGVFEKAAALSLSLLSCQQWCVTQVATRPGRISSQDDFLPSQLEHMHIAQFKAGDIKGAVQTLRSLLLFHPSDKDSTDNLQLYVETLGGNKESQPSQIQEISRYVRRSLQEKKLLYFSMENLNFTFIDPDLWTPEDVVPESLRKTWRADKEKMNEQIKEDEQQEEVDDSGFYAGGVVPQVGVTITMDDQLLNGTNRVVLDGVMTDKECDSMLKLAAAVASAGDGYRGRRSPHTPHETLDGLTLLRAWKLAQDGVVNETDAKLLHELAERARNLLHSYFRSPSGLFVAFTHLVCRSAIAGDQKGRLDLSHPVHVDNCLLEPDTKQCWKEPPAFIHRDLSAILYLNDNFVGGELFFTNRDTKTVTATVKPTCGRLVGFSSGPINPHGVTAVTKGRRCALALWFTKEKLYRDMEREEVETAWAADGQAVTTTDEKEEQKNTRNQAPAKAASRGRGRVTAGKDEL; this is encoded by the exons ATGGAAAAGCTGCAAAAGGCAGCGGCAGCAGCTCAGACTTACTTTGTGGCCAACCCCAATCACCTGGAGATGAGGAACAACATTGAGAAGTACAGAAGGATGGAGGGAGTGACCGACGAAGCCTTCCAGGACAGAGAAATAGAGAGTGAAAAGCATTGG GTGCTGTATGATGCCGCACTCCAGCACGAGGCGTTATCTGAATGGGCACAGGCGGCCAAAGCGTGGCGAGCGTGCGTGAACGAAACGCTGCGTCACATAGAAGAGTGCAGGGTGCAGTGTGTGGTAGCCTGCCAGCGCCTGCCTGAGGACAGGGGAGTAGACAGCATGGACGGCGTGTTCGAGAAAGCCGCCG CTCTTTCCCTGTCGCTGCTGTCTTGTCAACAGTGGTGTGTGACGCAGGTGGCCACACGTCCTGGTAGGATCTCCTCTCAAGACGACTTCCTGCCCTCTCAGCTTGAGCACATGCATATTGCACAGTTTAAAG CTGGAGATATCAAAGGTGCGGTGCAGACGCTTCGCTCCCTTCTCCTCTTTCACCCGTCTGACAAAGACTCCACAGACAACCTGCAGCTTTACGTTGAGACACTAGGGGGAAACAAAGAGTCACAGCCTTCTCAG ATACAGGAGATATCTCGTTATGTCAGGCGCTCATTGCAGGAGAAGAAGCTGCTGTATTTCAGTATGGAGAATTTAAATTTCACCTTCATTGACCCA GATCTTTGGACTCCCGAGGATGTTGTCCCTGAATCCCTCAGGAAAACATGGAG AGCTGACAAAGagaaaatgaatgaacaaattaaagaggATGAGCAGCAAGAGGAGGTGGATGACAGCGGCTTTTATGCAG GTGGTGTAGTCCCTCAAGTGGGTGTGACCATCACCATGGATGACCAGCTCCTAAACGGCACCAATCGGGTGGTCCTGGATGGAGTCATGACTGACAAAGAGTGTGACAGCATGTTAAAGTTGGCAGCA GCGGTGGCGTCTGCAGGAGACGGTTACCGGGGGCGACGGTCTCCCCACACACCTCACGAGACGCTGGATGGCCTTACCTTGTTAAGAGCTTGGAAG CTGGCTCAGGATGGTGTAGTCAACGAAACTGACGCCAAGTTGTTACACGAACTGGCCGAGAGAGCGCGGAACCTTCTCCATTCCTACTTCAGGAGCCCCTCGGGACTGTTTGTCGCTTTCACACACCTGGTCTGCCGGAGTGCAATTGCAG GTGACCAGAAGGGCAGACTGGACCTGTCTCATCCTGTCCATGTGGACAATTGTCTCTTAGAACCTGACACAAAACAGTGTTGGAAGGAACCACCGGCTTTTATACACCGAGACCTCAG TGCAATTCTCTATCTGAATGACAACTTTGTCGGTGGCGAGTTGTTCTTTACAAACAGAGACACCAAAACAGTGACC GCCACGGTCAAACCGACATGCGGTCGACTCGTAGGCTTCTCATCAGGACCAATAAATCCACACGGTGTTACCGCGGTAACCAAAGGGCGGCGGTGTGCGCTGGCTCTGTGGTTCACCAAGGAGAAGTTGTACAGGGACATG GAGCGAGAGGAAGTAGAGACGGCGTGGGCCGCAGACGGGCAGGCCGTGACAACGACGGATGAAAAGGAGGAGCAGAAGAACACTCGCAATCAAGCGCCAGCTAAGGCAGCCAGCAGAGGGAGAGGACGGGTGACAGCGGGCAAAGATGAACTGTGA